The nucleotide window GTATCTGCTGTGGTCAGAGCTCCTTTTCAGTGCAAAAGGTTGTGTGCCTAGCACTAATTCCCCAGGCATTCCCCACTGCCTTCCCTCTCCATTCTGCTTTCTCAGGCTGCTGTCTCTTCCCATTAACTCCTCATTTCACGTGGGCTGCATAGGCTCCTAAGTCTGGCACTTCAGGTGAGGACAAATACATTCCCTGCACACATGGCACAggtgcacagccctgctcatgCAACATCAAACTTCTGTGTCTCAGCATGGGAGCTGGTGCTGCTTTATCCTTCCAATACTCCGTTGCTTCCTTCCAAAACAGATGTGAGCCATGGGAACTTGTTTACCCAGGAGATTTCTGGGTAGAGGGGGAAGGACATAGGATTTACTGGATTCCTACAGGGTCGGCAGGAAAGGCAGTGCCCTGTTAGGTCCCCATAAGGAAGGTGGTCTTGGGTTACAACCCAGCCTGGGGCTCAGATTgcctgctcacagcccagcctgCTCACAGCTTTGGTTATTGCTGAGTTAGAATAGCCACTTTTCCTGTTAGATATCCCCCAGAAATGCCACAGCAGAGATTCCTTTGCACACAATGGAACTAGAACACAATCAGGGACAAGAACAGCATTGCAAAAGAGGATGATATTGGTAGGAAGGGACATGTTCCATGTTCCTGCAGTGTTTACTCTGTGGCTatagctgctgctgttccctgtGTTGTCAACTGGCAGAATCACCTCTGTGTTTTGCTGGGGGTTCATGCCCACAGAACATAAAGGATGCAAAGGCCTGGTGCCTCCAACCTAGTTTGTGTGCCCTTtggcaggcagggctggagcaAATGCATTCGCCAAAATGATGTCAGGTTCAGGATTTGGACCATTAAAGCCTTCTTCATCAATGACCAAAAACCCCTTTTAGTGGTGTGTGCTTTAAGAATGTAGCAAGAAAGTCTCTAATAAAGCAACTTAAATGTTTCAACTTCGTTTACCTCTTTCATTTTAGCATCACATGACAATGGATATTGCTAACATCAATTCAGACTGATCGTGCTCCTGgtcaaggaaaataaagaagcaaagacTGTACAATACCTGTAGGAAGTAGGAACTCATGGGATCCTCTTTGCTGTCCTCATTGTAGTACAGTCCTCCCACAATGAAGATCTGATTCTCTTTGGTCACCAGACTGACGTGGTTCTTTGGGATTTGAGCAGACAGGGAGGCAAAATAGCACTCGTTGGCAGTGGGATCATAGGCCACTGCTCCACTGTCGCTCACCATGAAAATGAGGTCCTGGAGGAACATCCCAAAGCGCATCGTGTCATTTAAGATCCCTGGAAGCACATCTTCCTCtgtctcttcctcctcctctatTGCTCCATTGACAACATTgccttttgcttgcttttcattgcttttcttcactttcttcttcttcaccACGGTGAATTTGCCTTGCTGGGCATCCTTCACCATCTGCAATTTCTtgagcagctctgggctggaCTTCACCACAGCCTGCTTCTCCACGTGGTCCTTGATGTAGTCCTTGGGCATGAGGCGGAAGCGAATGCTTTCAAAGACAACAGGCAGGGCCTTCTGCCGGCTCTCCTGGTCCTTGGTGCCCACCCACTTCATCACCACTTCAAagacattttcctctttctcaatGTTGAGGGAGTCACTGGAGATGATGGCGATGAGCTCATCGGGTGAGAGCTGGTAGAATTCCTCATCACGAGAGACCAGTGCAAAGCGATCGCAGATGAAATCTCGAGCTGCCACAGCCAGCCGGGCGCAATCCAGCATCAAGCCCAGCCTGAAGATAGCCAAGCAGTTGCTGAGGCAAAGGCGtttctgcaagaaagacacGCAGACAGTGAAGATGGAGGGGATCTGGAACATGTTGGCCACAGAGAAGATGTCCTGAACATTCTGCTCTGTGATCTCCAGCTCAGAGGTGTAGATGTAATGGAGGATTTTGCCCATGACATCTGGATCGACATCTTCCAAGCTGACCTCCCttttcttgctctcttccaTGTCCGAGAGGAACATTGCCCGGAAATAGGGGCTGCAAGCTGCCAGCACCAGCCGATGGCAGGGAAATTCCTTACCCTTCACTTTCAAGACACAGTCCAGAAACTTGTTGTGGTCCAACATGTCTTTGAGTCCATCCTGAAGGAGGGTTTGCTGGTAGAGACGCAGTTCTTCCACTTGATCAAAAGGCAAACCCATGGTGGAGAGTAAGAACTCCTTTTCTTCCCTAAGCTTTCTTTTGTGtctatttacaaatatatcTGTATGTGTGCCTTTGGTAAAGAAACTTTCTCAAAGCACAGCTCGCAGGTCTCCCTTTCTTCCAGACTGTCAGCGCACTGGGAATGTGAAACGCTCTCTACTGTCGCAGCTGTCTGTGTACTTCAGCTTCCAGCGCAGGGCTTTATATATAGCCACCGTGTTACAAAGCTTCAGGAATCCATTTTGGAGCATGTGTAAGCTGATCACCCTTCAATATGACACACTGGGcaagggggaagggaggggacGGGGGGAACAGCTGTACTTCAGCCTCGATGCTTCAGGAACCGTCTGTCAGCTGATGAGTCACCACGTCCCCTGATGGAAGGACGGGTGCGACCCTATGACAGCTCCACCGCACTTGGGAAATGTCCTCCAGATGAATCAAACACCGTAATCTGCCTCCTGGGTCATGAATGGCAGGGATGAGACCTCTGACGCTGCTAAACAGAACATTCCCAAACTGCTAAATCTTGCACGGTGGTAAAAACAGATCGTGAACCAAAGCTGGAAAGATGCAAGAAGGGAGAGTCCATGTGTTGCAGCATCCCTGAGCCCAGCTcgtccccagggctgtgcaggtTTGCCCTTTCTTCTCCTCTATAATCAGTTTTCAAGGGTCTGGAAGGGGATGGGGAATGAAACACAAGTATCTGAGGCAGAACTAAATTCAGAGACCCCAGCAGCGAGCTTCATTCATCTCACTGACTGAGGCACCTGAAAGCAGGTATTTACTTGTGAGTTTGGGGTCTTCTGCTGAGGTCTACTGGGATTCAACCCCCACGCTGAAGCCTGGAGACACAGTGGGGCAACATGACCAGCCTTCAGCAGGGGCTGCAGAAGAGCCAAGGGCTCTGTCGGGTCCTGCATCCTGCATGGACATCACAGAGCTTCACAAGGCCTCAGCTGGCTGCTCCAGGTCCAGCTCTTCCCATGGAGCTCGCAGGGAAGAAAATTGGTTTGGGCAGACATAGGTGAGCAGAGCAACTATGATTATTTGTAATTATGGTAAAACTCCTACAAGAGTCTGTTTTATCTCTGTTATTATGGACCCTTTGGGCTTTCTGACACTCAGAGATGGCACAGATTTAATTAACAAATTAATTGGATCTTTGCAAAGCCATTAGCCACACTCTTCTTGGTGTATTTAAAGCCACATAACCCCTTGCTCTGGCATGGGTGTGTTGATAAGTATGCTTTGTGACATGATGGTTATCTGAGTAATGAGGGAGGGGATGACGCTGGATGAAGCCGTACTACTGAGcttccagcagcatcccaggcAGTAATATAGCAGGCCTATAATCATGTGCTGATTTCAGCTCACATCATCAGTTCAGGATCACAGACACGATCAGAGGATGAGCACCGATCTTTCAGCTGGGTCATCCATCAGCAATATTCATTTGCTCCCAGATATCTGGGGCTGGACAGCCCCAtcctcccctctcccttctTTCTGTGTTAGCGTTCCACTTTCCCAATGTGGTCACATTATGGTTTGGAATTATCCTCCTCTGTCTTTGATCTTCCTTGAGCCCGGACTTGCTTTCCTTCTCACCGTGCTGCTCAGTGGGTGCTGCCATCCCAGATTTCCTTCCATGTTGCTCATGTCACAAGATGCtgtctcttctcactgctgaTCCCCCTTTGTGTGTAAGTCTCATCGCTTTAGAAATTGATGGGTTGATGGAAAACAGAGATATTTCCAAGCAAACAGGGCCCGAGGGCTGTTGTTTAGGCTCCCTATGGCCACAGAGAGTTGATTCACCTTTGGGAGTTGATTCACTGCGCCCAAGTTGGACAGTTGCCTGAGATGAGAGAACTCCACTAAGGTCCATCTTTCCCCATTCACCTAAATCATGAATTTATCCTAAATAGCCTTAactgctcccagtgcctccTACCCCTGGCAGAGATGGATGCCATCCTTGTGAAGGCCTGCGGCAGCATTCACAACTGTGAGCTGGGCAACTCTGAGCTGCTTTCAGCCAGCTGACCCTGGTCTAACAGAACTACAATGAATGAGTGGTATGCCCAGTGACCAAGGGACGAAGTCAGTCGTCTCCAGGTGGGCAACAGTCACCCCACTAAGGATGAGAGCGAGTGGAAACATATGTAAATCATCCTAAGGAGATGAAGTGCAGGAGGATCGCTCCCTCTCATCCAGACCTTTAGAGCAAGAAAGCTGAATGCAAGAATTATAGCTGTGTCAGGTTGAACAAGGTGCCTTGTGTAGAACTACTCACCTGGATTTGTAGTTGTAGTAAAAAGTTGCTTTTCTTGCTATCAGAGCCAGGCAATAACAAGGTTGGATTCGATACTTTCCCCAGTGGCATATGTTGAAACTGAGGGTCTTCTACACAAGGCTGAGCACTGAGACGTGGCAGTGGTAGCAGTGCTTTGGTGCTCCTGACCCATAGGACCCCTGTGGGCTTCTAACAGCAGTGATAACCAAGGGGAGACCTTCAGGCAAAGGTGGGCAAACTTCTCCCACGAGCTGTTCTGTAACAGAGTGCTCTACCAGCGTCTAAGATTAGCTTCTGACAGCTCCATTAGATGTAGCTGCTGAGTAAATTTAGATCCTTAGTGAATGGGTTATTTTCTCTCCCAGACTATCCAGGCTGGGAGGGCAGTGCAGAGTCATTGGCTCTGCCATGTGACTCATCTTCCCCAGCACCAGGAGATGGTGACTCTGTTTCCCTTCCTGTGCACCTAGGGGTGCCCAAAAAGACAGAGCCCTTGGACTCTGCAGCTCAGGGAGGCTTCAGCTGTCTGCAGACACCTGCATGGGGGAGAAAAATTGGATTTTACACTAGGAGAAGGCACAACGTGTCATAGCTGAGGTGTTGGATCAACACCTACCAAAGGTCCAGCAGCAAacctctgtttaaaaaaaggtGTGCCTGGCAGCTGGAGGAGTTCTATGGATGTGACTGGAAGTGCAGCAATGCCTCACTGCACTTCCAACATTTGGGGCCAGGCTCCCACAAAGAAAACCCACATGACTTCTACCTCCAAAGATACACAGACAACAGTTTTACAGCAGTAGGCTCATAAAATGGTACCAGCGTGGCAGTAGACTCAAAATACGAATCAAGCTACAGCCACACAACACTGGCTTTGATCTGATAATGATGAGTGGGTCTTTTAAAATCAGCAGTGTCCTTAGATGTCAAAATTGCAAACAGACCCTGGATCTCTCAGTTCCAGGGAGATCAGCATGTCTCCCAGCGTTCTCTGGAATCATAGCAACACAACACTGATGAGTGGTAGGCACCATAGATGTCCAACAGTTTTTTTActacataaataaatgacatttatCAGGGACTTTGTCAATCACTTGGGCAGAGCTGAAAGCTGACAAGGAACCATTCCTGCTTCATCCACAGAGAAgccagaacacagcagcaccaagcaTCTCAACCCATGTTGCAAAGTGGTCCACATTCTACCCTCACCACACACTGACACCATTCAGACATAAGGCCTCTGAAAGCTGCTGTAAAGTGCAAGAGAGCTGGATCTATTTCCAGTGACAGACCCAGCTCCTCCCCAAGGCACCGTGGGGTCATTTATTCAATGCACTTCCCATATAGTGCCCCAAAGCCCACCTCTCCAAGGAGGCTATCAGGCACTTCCCCTCCACCACCCAGCCCCGAAGTGCTGCCCTTTATTTGGTGCCTTTCTCCTTCGgttgtatgtatgtgtgtgtgctcgTGTAGCACAGGCTTAGGCTGTGTGCAtcaaagtcaggctgggagGCTGGAGATGGGCAAGAATTGACCATTGAGCCCTTGGCCATGGACAGGAATGTGAGCTTCAACCTTTGTCCATGGCATGCAAAAAAACTGAGTGGTACTTGGTTTGAGTCCCAGGGCATGTGTCACATTGGGGTGGTTGCAAAGGGCCCTTTGGGGCTGAGCTGGGTCTGGGCTGAGCTTTGGgagctgtgcttttccttccaCATGCCCACCCTGCAGACGAGCAGCACGTGATGTGCTCTGGCTGTGAAGCAGGCATGCCCCCTGCGTTGCCACTGACTACACCTGAAGCTGGCACTAAATCATTTCTCAAGATGTTTAGGACTGAAGGGACCTGTTTTGAGATACTAACAGACATCAGTCTGCACCGCTGACGGCAGCGGGAAGACAATTACTCTTCCCTTCTGCAGTTCCTGAACCTCTTTCCCTTTGCTATAAAAGactgttctatttatttattagcctCTTGGTAGGCATCCATTGTGCTGAGCCATTTCACAGTCCCTAATGCACAGCCCCAGATGTTGAACCATTTACGGTATATGAT belongs to Lagopus muta isolate bLagMut1 chromosome 7, bLagMut1 primary, whole genome shotgun sequence and includes:
- the KLHL40 gene encoding kelch-like protein 40, with translation MGLPFDQVEELRLYQQTLLQDGLKDMLDHNKFLDCVLKVKGKEFPCHRLVLAACSPYFRAMFLSDMEESKKREVSLEDVDPDVMGKILHYIYTSELEITEQNVQDIFSVANMFQIPSIFTVCVSFLQKRLCLSNCLAIFRLGLMLDCARLAVAARDFICDRFALVSRDEEFYQLSPDELIAIISSDSLNIEKEENVFEVVMKWVGTKDQESRQKALPVVFESIRFRLMPKDYIKDHVEKQAVVKSSPELLKKLQMVKDAQQGKFTVVKKKKVKKSNEKQAKGNVVNGAIEEEEETEEDVLPGILNDTMRFGMFLQDLIFMVSDSGAVAYDPTANECYFASLSAQIPKNHVSLVTKENQIFIVGGLYYNEDSKEDPMSSYFLQYDHLDSDWLGMPPLPSPRCLFGLGEAENSIFVVGGKELKEGEQTLDSVLCYDRLSFKWGEADSLPYAVYGHAVVSHKDLVYVIGGKGSDKKCLKKMCVYNPNKFEWKELAPMKTARSLFGATVHKDKIYVAAGVTDSGLTNSVEVYDIATNKWETFPEFPQERSSVSLVSLSGVLYLLGGFATVETESGELVPTELNDVWRYDEEQKKWEGVLREIQYASGATFLPVRLNVLRLTKM